In a genomic window of Roseiflexus castenholzii DSM 13941:
- the pstB gene encoding phosphate ABC transporter ATP-binding protein PstB yields MAVAERSSINTAQSNGKYAVELHDTHIYYGSFRAVKNVTLQIERQRITAFIGPSGCGKSTVLRAINRMNDLIPGSRLEGRILFHGKNIYDPDVDPVEVRRRVGMVFQKPNPFPKSIYDNIMFGPRINGWRGTKAQADELVERALRGAAIWDEVKDKLQQPGTALSGGQQQRLCIARALAVQPEVILMDEPCSALDPISTLKIEELMLELRRNYTIIIVTHNMQQASRVSDYTAFFLMDADRAGQLVEYGSTEQIFTSPNDKRTEDYISGRFG; encoded by the coding sequence ATGGCAGTCGCAGAACGTTCGTCTATCAACACGGCGCAGTCGAATGGCAAATATGCCGTTGAACTGCACGATACGCATATCTATTATGGCTCGTTCCGCGCGGTAAAGAACGTCACCTTGCAGATTGAGCGCCAACGAATTACGGCGTTTATCGGACCGTCGGGGTGCGGCAAGAGCACGGTGCTGCGCGCCATTAACCGGATGAATGACCTGATCCCTGGTTCGCGCCTTGAGGGTCGCATCCTGTTCCACGGCAAAAATATTTACGACCCCGATGTGGACCCGGTTGAGGTGCGGCGGCGGGTTGGCATGGTGTTTCAGAAACCCAATCCCTTCCCCAAGAGCATCTACGACAACATCATGTTCGGTCCGCGTATCAATGGCTGGCGCGGCACCAAAGCGCAGGCGGACGAATTGGTGGAGCGCGCGTTGCGCGGCGCCGCGATCTGGGATGAAGTCAAAGACAAGCTGCAGCAGCCCGGCACGGCGCTCTCCGGCGGGCAGCAGCAGCGCTTGTGCATCGCGCGCGCGCTGGCAGTGCAGCCCGAAGTCATCCTGATGGACGAACCCTGCTCGGCGCTCGATCCGATTTCGACCCTGAAGATCGAAGAGTTGATGCTCGAACTCCGGCGCAACTATACGATTATTATTGTGACCCACAACATGCAGCAGGCAAGTCGGGTGTCGGACTACACCGCCTTCTTCCTGATGGACGCGGATCGCGCCGGGCAACTCGTCGAGTACGGTTCAACCGAACAGATTTTCACCTCACCCAACGATAAACGCACCGAAGATTATATCAGCGGGCGCTTCGGGTAA
- the pstA gene encoding phosphate ABC transporter permease PstA gives MSTTVNPGNRPTGYLPEGADINRNIAARRLRGKVWQAFFLSSLIIGLLALATLLYTIVDDSFGYIAVQTKIDPEKLSDRPLEELSKEELIEILRANISPGLFRRFDRDEPFSERSKESVLQLIEERVIGREVVAAYKLTESLLERDRIEATVRERFPRAELEFHSWINREFLTRPMSSSPILAGVGNAILGSLWVIAITMLLAIPIGILGGVYLEEYASDTWYYRLIETNINNLAGVPSIIYGILGLAVFVRALEALTSGATFGVTDSNGRTILSAGLTMALLVLPLMIINAREAIRAVPQSIRQASYGLGATKWQTVWHHVLPNALPGILTGTILSMSRAMGETAPLIVVGASTFVVFFPDSVFDKFTVIPIQIYNWTQQPGAQFRSIAAAAIIVLLVTLLLLNATAILLRNRFKRSY, from the coding sequence ATGAGCACGACTGTTAATCCCGGCAACCGTCCGACGGGCTATCTGCCGGAAGGCGCCGATATTAATCGGAACATCGCAGCGCGCCGTCTGCGCGGCAAGGTGTGGCAGGCGTTCTTTCTCTCATCGCTGATCATCGGTCTGCTGGCGCTTGCGACGCTGCTCTATACGATTGTTGATGACTCGTTTGGCTATATCGCGGTGCAGACAAAGATCGACCCGGAAAAACTGTCGGATCGTCCGCTTGAGGAGTTGTCGAAGGAAGAACTGATCGAAATCCTGCGCGCCAATATCTCTCCCGGTCTCTTCCGTCGCTTTGACCGCGATGAACCGTTCAGTGAACGCTCAAAAGAGAGTGTCCTCCAATTGATTGAGGAGCGCGTGATCGGGCGCGAAGTGGTCGCTGCCTACAAACTGACCGAGTCGCTGCTCGAACGCGACCGGATTGAGGCGACGGTGCGGGAGCGGTTCCCGCGGGCGGAACTTGAGTTTCATTCGTGGATCAATCGCGAGTTTCTTACGCGACCAATGAGCAGTTCCCCCATTCTGGCGGGTGTCGGGAATGCCATTCTCGGTTCGCTATGGGTTATTGCGATCACGATGCTTCTTGCCATTCCAATCGGCATCCTGGGTGGCGTGTATCTGGAAGAGTATGCCAGCGACACGTGGTACTATCGCCTGATCGAGACGAATATCAACAATCTGGCAGGCGTGCCCTCCATCATTTACGGCATCCTTGGCCTGGCGGTGTTTGTGCGCGCACTCGAAGCGTTGACCAGCGGCGCAACATTCGGGGTAACCGACTCGAACGGGCGCACGATTCTTTCCGCCGGGTTGACGATGGCGCTGCTCGTGCTGCCGCTTATGATTATCAATGCGCGCGAGGCGATCCGTGCTGTGCCGCAATCGATCCGTCAGGCGTCGTATGGGCTTGGCGCAACGAAGTGGCAGACGGTCTGGCACCATGTGTTGCCGAACGCGCTCCCCGGCATTCTGACCGGCACGATTTTGAGCATGTCGCGCGCTATGGGTGAAACGGCGCCGTTGATCGTTGTTGGCGCTTCAACATTCGTCGTCTTTTTCCCGGATAGTGTCTTCGACAAGTTTACCGTCATTCCGATCCAGATTTACAACTGGACGCAGCAGCCGGGCGCGCAGTTCCGCAGTATTGCCGCCGCCGCGATCATTGTGCTGCTCGTCACGTTGCTTTTGCTCAACGCAACCGCGATCTTGCTGCGCAACCGCTTCAAGAGGAGTTACTGA
- the pstC gene encoding phosphate ABC transporter permease subunit PstC, with protein sequence MNPMEQEVRVGIERAAAVGGSAINLRGKRRFGEHIIETIVFICGALSIFTTTAIVIVLFQEAWMFFGSPEVNLTEFFGTTTWQPETGRFGIWPLMTSTLLTSFIALLVAVPLGLGAAIYLSEYASPTARGYLKPILEVLAGVPTVVYGYFALTFVTPVILQGLLGKERVEIYNMLSAGLTMGIMILPLVASMSEDALSAVPRSLREGSYGLGATRLETSVRVVVPAALSGILAAVIVAMSRAVGETMIVALAAGAGPRFTFNPLQAAETMTGHIARISGGDISYASIQYTSIFAIALVLFFMTLLLNLLSGWVVRRFREVYE encoded by the coding sequence ATGAACCCAATGGAACAGGAAGTGCGTGTCGGTATCGAACGCGCGGCCGCCGTAGGCGGCAGTGCGATCAACCTGCGTGGCAAACGGCGATTCGGAGAGCATATCATCGAAACCATTGTCTTTATCTGCGGCGCGCTTTCGATTTTTACCACCACTGCAATTGTTATTGTGCTGTTTCAGGAAGCATGGATGTTCTTTGGCTCACCCGAAGTGAACTTGACTGAGTTCTTTGGCACCACAACATGGCAACCGGAAACCGGACGCTTCGGCATCTGGCCACTGATGACATCAACGCTGCTGACGAGTTTTATCGCATTGCTTGTCGCGGTGCCGTTGGGGTTGGGAGCGGCGATCTATCTGAGCGAATACGCTTCGCCGACCGCGCGTGGATACCTCAAACCGATCCTCGAAGTGCTGGCAGGCGTGCCGACCGTGGTCTACGGCTATTTTGCGCTGACCTTCGTAACGCCGGTTATTCTTCAAGGGTTGCTTGGCAAAGAACGTGTCGAGATTTACAATATGCTCTCCGCCGGCTTAACGATGGGGATCATGATTCTGCCATTGGTCGCCTCGATGAGCGAGGACGCATTGAGCGCCGTGCCTCGTTCACTCCGCGAGGGATCGTATGGGCTTGGCGCCACGCGGCTCGAAACATCGGTGCGTGTGGTGGTTCCGGCGGCATTGTCCGGCATTCTGGCGGCGGTCATCGTGGCTATGTCGCGCGCTGTCGGCGAGACGATGATCGTCGCATTGGCAGCCGGCGCCGGTCCGCGCTTCACCTTCAATCCGTTACAAGCGGCTGAAACAATGACCGGCCATATTGCCCGCATCAGCGGCGGCGACATCAGTTATGCCAGCATTCAGTACACCAGCATCTTCGCCATTGCGCTGGTGCTCTTCTTTATGACGCTGCTGCTCAACCTGTTGAGCGGTTGGGTTGTGCGGCGTTTCCGGGAGGTCTACGAATGA
- a CDS encoding PstS family phosphate ABC transporter substrate-binding protein, whose amino-acid sequence MTGNIVTAGSSTVFPLTQRMAERFKDEGYAGNITIDSIGTGAGFERFCKAGETDISNASRPIRPAEVENCRAIGREPVEFRVGTDALAVVVNPANTFVDTLTKAQLADIFSGKAKTWKDVNPDWPANPIKLFSPGSDSGTFDFFVEVVMDPAFEKKGKEAILNAPGIQLSENDNVLVQGVEGDPNAIGYFGYAYFIAEKDRLKAVKIEGVEPNDQTAESGTYPLARPLFIYSDAKIMKEKPQVADFINFYLTYVNDEVLDVGYFPASQQAINVAKANWLAAMGMELALPEVDPGAVTGNIVTAGSSTVFPLTQRMAERFKDEGYAGNITIDSIGTGAGFERFCKAGETDISNASRPIRPAEVENCRAIGREPVEFRVGTDALAVVVNPANTFVDTLTKAQLADIFSGKAKTWKDVNPDWPANPIKLFSPGSDSGTFDFFVEVVMDPAFEKKGKEAILNAPGIQLSENDNVLVQGVEGDPNAIGYFGYAYFIAEKDRLKAVKIEGVEPNDQTAESGTYPLARPLFIYSDAKIMKEKPQVADFINFYLTYVNDEVLDVGYFPASQQAITVAKLNWLGAMKP is encoded by the coding sequence GTGACCGGCAACATCGTCACAGCCGGCTCTTCGACGGTCTTCCCGCTGACGCAGCGCATGGCGGAGCGCTTCAAAGACGAGGGATACGCCGGCAATATCACGATTGACTCGATCGGCACCGGCGCGGGCTTCGAGCGCTTCTGCAAGGCGGGCGAGACCGACATCTCCAACGCCAGCCGCCCCATCCGCCCCGCCGAGGTCGAAAACTGCCGCGCCATCGGGCGTGAGCCGGTCGAGTTCCGCGTCGGCACCGACGCCCTCGCCGTGGTCGTCAATCCGGCCAACACCTTTGTGGATACGCTCACCAAGGCGCAACTGGCGGACATCTTCTCCGGCAAAGCGAAAACCTGGAAGGACGTCAACCCCGACTGGCCCGCCAATCCGATCAAACTCTTCAGCCCCGGCTCGGACTCCGGCACCTTCGACTTCTTCGTCGAAGTGGTGATGGACCCGGCGTTCGAGAAGAAGGGCAAGGAGGCGATCCTGAACGCTCCCGGCATCCAGTTGAGCGAGAACGACAACGTGCTGGTGCAAGGCGTCGAAGGCGACCCGAACGCCATTGGCTACTTCGGCTATGCCTACTTCATCGCCGAGAAGGACCGCCTGAAGGCGGTGAAGATCGAAGGCGTCGAACCGAACGACCAGACGGCGGAGAGCGGCACGTATCCGCTGGCGCGCCCGCTGTTCATCTACTCCGACGCCAAGATTATGAAGGAGAAGCCGCAGGTCGCCGACTTCATCAACTTCTATCTCACCTACGTCAACGACGAAGTCCTCGACGTCGGCTACTTCCCCGCCTCCCAACAGGCGATTAATGTCGCAAAAGCCAACTGGCTCGCGGCAATGGGCATGGAACTCGCTCTGCCGGAGGTAGATCCGGGCGCCGTGACCGGCAACATCGTCACAGCCGGCTCTTCGACAGTCTTCCCGCTGACGCAGCGCATGGCGGAGCGCTTCAAAGACGAGGGATACGCCGGCAATATCACGATTGACTCGATCGGCACCGGCGCGGGCTTCGAGCGCTTCTGCAAGGCGGGCGAGACCGACATCTCCAACGCCAGCCGCCCCATCCGCCCCGCCGAGGTCGAAAACTGCCGCGCCATCGGGCGTGAGCCGGTCGAGTTCCGCGTCGGCACCGACGCCCTCGCCGTGGTCGTCAATCCGGCCAACACCTTTGTGGATACGCTCACCAAGGCGCAACTGGCGGACATCTTCTCCGGCAAAGCGAAAACCTGGAAGGACGTCAACCCCGACTGGCCCGCCAATCCGATCAAACTCTTCAGCCCCGGCTCGGACTCCGGCACCTTCGACTTCTTCGTCGAAGTGGTGATGGACCCGGCGTTCGAGAAGAAGGGCAAGGAGGCGATCCTGAACGCCCCCGGCATCCAGTTGAGCGAGAACGACAACGTGCTGGTGCAAGGCGTCGAAGGCGACCCGAACGCCATTGGCTACTTCGGCTATGCCTACTTCATCGCCGAGAAGGACCGCCTGAAGGCGGTGAAGATCGAAGGCGTCGAACCGAACGACCAGACGGCGGAGAGCGGCACGTATCCGCTGGCGCGCCCGCTGTTCATCTACTCCGACGCCAAGATTATGAAGGAGAAGCCGCAGGTCGCCGACTTCATCAACTTCTATCTCACCTACGTCAACGACGAAGTCCTCGACGTCGGCTACTTCCCCGCCTCCCAACAGGCGATCACTGTTGCAAAACTGAACTGGTTGGGCGCAATGAAGCCGTAG
- a CDS encoding STAS domain-containing protein has product MNTASLSTPAGRSLSTTLALALISLSVVALLVSNALQMASNWQVHQRGLAREQESRAHGAAVEVRAFFDARWNMLATSIKMSSLATAPAEQRTEALERLLVLDPLFEQLIILDDQRFVVASASQNPHKTVNFLDPALIDEIMRRTALRDRLISSLRIDAASGEPGIVMALPLVDSFENYHGALIATVNARLLWTTVQRQTPDPDSLAYVVDRQGNLLACSDTARVMRGDNASGVAIVQRFIRERSASIQTMHYTGLSGAEVVGSYEALDDPPWAVVIETPRAVAYRSVLNDLVVSGIILLGAVVVSGGIGLYLARWLTAPLIDLTRVANRIASGERDVPVDARGPREIQILARAFTAMTAQLEANLETLEQRVAQRTADLRAALAEVEARAREQARLLEEIAHQREVIRELSVPVLPVTEDALVMPLIGAIDTERLADIQDRALHALQRSRACYLLVDITGVPVVDSQVAQGLIAIASMCRLLGAEMVLIGIRPEVAQTIVGLGLNLSSLRTAADLQTVLRDFAAQRRDRVARNGEAIERRNGRGSLPA; this is encoded by the coding sequence ATGAACACTGCGTCTCTCTCCACACCCGCAGGGCGTAGCCTTTCTACAACGCTCGCTCTGGCGCTGATCAGTCTCAGCGTGGTCGCTTTGTTGGTCAGCAATGCATTGCAAATGGCATCGAACTGGCAGGTGCACCAGCGCGGCCTCGCCCGTGAGCAGGAGTCGCGCGCGCATGGCGCCGCTGTTGAGGTACGCGCGTTTTTCGATGCGCGCTGGAATATGCTGGCCACATCGATCAAAATGTCGAGCCTGGCAACCGCGCCAGCGGAGCAACGCACCGAGGCGCTCGAGCGACTTCTGGTTCTCGACCCATTATTCGAGCAATTAATAATCCTCGACGATCAACGCTTCGTCGTCGCCAGCGCGAGTCAGAACCCTCACAAAACTGTCAATTTTCTCGACCCGGCGCTCATCGACGAAATTATGCGTCGGACGGCACTGCGCGATCGGCTGATCAGTTCGTTGCGCATCGATGCCGCAAGCGGTGAACCCGGCATTGTGATGGCACTCCCGCTCGTCGATTCGTTCGAGAATTACCACGGCGCCCTTATTGCGACGGTCAATGCTCGCCTGCTCTGGACGACGGTCCAGCGGCAGACGCCTGATCCTGACAGCCTGGCATACGTTGTCGACCGTCAGGGAAACCTGCTGGCGTGTTCCGACACGGCGCGTGTGATGCGCGGCGACAACGCTTCAGGGGTTGCTATCGTGCAGCGGTTTATTCGGGAGCGGTCGGCATCGATCCAGACCATGCACTACACTGGCCTTTCTGGCGCTGAGGTCGTCGGCAGTTACGAGGCGCTCGACGATCCTCCCTGGGCAGTGGTGATCGAAACGCCGCGCGCGGTCGCGTATCGCTCGGTTTTGAATGATCTCGTCGTCTCCGGTATAATTCTCTTGGGCGCCGTTGTCGTCTCCGGCGGGATTGGTCTCTACCTGGCGCGCTGGCTGACGGCGCCGTTGATCGATCTGACGCGCGTTGCCAATCGGATCGCATCAGGAGAACGCGATGTGCCGGTTGATGCGCGCGGTCCGCGAGAGATTCAGATACTGGCGCGGGCGTTCACCGCTATGACAGCGCAACTGGAAGCAAATCTGGAAACGCTGGAGCAGCGCGTTGCGCAACGCACTGCCGATCTCCGGGCGGCGCTCGCCGAGGTGGAGGCGCGGGCGCGCGAACAGGCGCGCCTGCTTGAAGAAATCGCCCATCAACGCGAGGTGATCCGCGAGTTGAGCGTACCGGTGCTGCCGGTAACAGAGGACGCCCTGGTGATGCCGTTGATCGGGGCCATTGACACCGAGCGGCTGGCGGATATTCAGGATCGGGCGCTGCACGCCTTGCAGCGTTCGCGCGCGTGCTACCTGCTCGTCGATATTACCGGGGTGCCGGTGGTTGACAGTCAGGTGGCGCAGGGGCTGATCGCCATCGCCAGTATGTGTCGGTTGCTCGGCGCTGAGATGGTGCTGATCGGCATTCGTCCGGAGGTGGCGCAGACGATTGTCGGGTTGGGATTGAATCTCTCTTCGCTGCGCACTGCGGCTGACCTGCAAACGGTTCTGCGCGACTTCGCGGCGCAGCGCCGTGATCGCGTTGCACGCAATGGTGAGGCAATCGAGCGCAGGAACGGACGAGGATCTTTGCCCGCGTGA
- a CDS encoding two-component system sensor histidine kinase NtrB has translation MSASVQSDIQDGLKTSICEIARRLCVATDAKACYLAMRERPTAPPRFIGAVGVQGDPPDWNEIDGDHLVRRIGHKRELVVAERSMHALLLALPASGRDIGVAVLLFDSEPPPVSDAFVAAAQLAGLALESVWQLAALHDQAEQLAERTRLREIQVSRNLIRGVIDSVPMGLVLIDPVGYVLAANRALAERFGLEPAMLVGRFYGDVLGEWSEAAAARTFATRQPQRLRRTLQRPGGSESLIEIASIPLFDASGAAHQAVEVWEDITERVALQTQLVRAEKLAAIGHLAASIAHEVGNPLQAIQGFLALFLEQCPPETPNQHFLQLAEEEIDRIVRVLERLRDLYRPRADVFTHVNVNELIESVLLLTGKQLERSRIQVLRELAPDLPAIQGVADQLKQVLLNLVLNAAEAMPNGGTLHVQTYRYHPTEGKGAVAIAITDTGIGISPDQLTRIFDGLHTTKERGMGLGLYTSRAIIERHLGRISAQSIPGEGTTFEIVLPVRHEEIRHETTGENPGR, from the coding sequence ATGAGCGCTTCTGTACAGTCGGACATCCAGGACGGATTGAAAACGAGTATTTGCGAAATTGCGCGTCGTCTCTGTGTGGCGACGGATGCGAAGGCATGCTATCTGGCGATGCGTGAACGTCCGACAGCGCCGCCTCGATTCATCGGCGCCGTCGGTGTGCAGGGCGATCCTCCCGACTGGAATGAGATCGATGGCGATCATCTGGTGCGTCGAATAGGGCATAAACGTGAACTTGTTGTCGCGGAACGTTCGATGCACGCGCTGTTGCTGGCGCTCCCCGCAAGCGGTCGCGATATTGGTGTGGCAGTGTTGCTCTTCGACAGCGAACCGCCTCCCGTCTCGGATGCCTTCGTTGCAGCAGCGCAATTGGCCGGTCTTGCGCTGGAATCGGTCTGGCAGCTTGCCGCCCTGCACGATCAGGCGGAGCAACTGGCAGAGCGCACCCGTCTGCGTGAGATTCAGGTGAGCCGCAATCTCATTCGCGGAGTGATTGACAGTGTCCCTATGGGACTGGTGCTGATCGATCCGGTCGGGTACGTGCTGGCAGCCAATCGCGCGCTCGCCGAGCGCTTCGGTCTCGAGCCGGCAATGCTGGTAGGACGGTTCTACGGCGACGTGCTTGGCGAATGGAGTGAGGCTGCAGCGGCCCGCACCTTCGCTACGCGCCAGCCGCAGCGCTTGCGCCGCACGCTGCAACGTCCCGGCGGCAGTGAGTCCCTGATCGAGATCGCCAGCATTCCGTTGTTTGACGCCTCTGGCGCTGCGCATCAGGCTGTCGAGGTATGGGAAGACATCACTGAGCGGGTCGCGCTGCAAACACAGCTTGTGCGTGCCGAGAAACTCGCTGCAATCGGACACCTGGCAGCCAGCATCGCTCACGAGGTCGGCAACCCGCTTCAGGCGATCCAGGGTTTTCTGGCATTGTTCCTGGAACAGTGCCCGCCTGAAACGCCGAATCAGCACTTTCTGCAACTCGCCGAAGAAGAAATCGATCGGATTGTGCGCGTGCTGGAACGATTGCGCGATCTCTATCGCCCGCGCGCCGATGTTTTCACCCATGTGAATGTCAATGAGTTGATCGAGAGCGTCCTGCTGTTGACCGGCAAACAACTTGAGCGTTCGCGCATTCAAGTCCTGCGCGAACTGGCGCCCGATCTGCCGGCTATTCAGGGAGTTGCCGACCAACTGAAACAGGTGCTGCTCAACCTGGTGCTGAATGCGGCTGAGGCGATGCCGAACGGCGGCACGCTGCACGTGCAAACGTATCGTTACCATCCCACGGAAGGGAAAGGCGCCGTTGCGATTGCCATTACCGATACCGGCATCGGTATTTCGCCCGATCAATTGACGCGCATCTTCGACGGATTGCATACCACGAAAGAGCGAGGCATGGGACTGGGGTTGTATACCAGCCGGGCAATTATCGAGCGACATCTGGGGCGAATCAGCGCCCAAAGCATTCCGGGCGAGGGTACGACCTTTGAGATCGTGTTACCGGTCAGGCATGAGGAGATCCGTCATGAGACAACCGGCGAAAATCCTGGTCGTTGA
- a CDS encoding response regulator transcription factor has product MRQPAKILVVDDERAVRIMLETALRAHGYRVETAANGADARMRIEHEEFDLLLLDLQLGDIDGIDILREVKERSPATEVILLTAHGSINSAIAALRYGAFDYLLKPAQVAEIRERVERALNNRRINLQRTELLQRISESARALGLIESGSHPISAPSTSSDHLTVGPLMLDLRRHAAYLGEHVLTLTRTEFALLTALAQNPDTALSYTALSEAVYGRAQPEDEARSLLRPHIARLRQKLDATKTPGIALISIRSMGYMLQTENAPVP; this is encoded by the coding sequence ATGAGACAACCGGCGAAAATCCTGGTCGTTGATGATGAACGCGCAGTGCGGATCATGCTCGAAACAGCGCTGCGCGCGCACGGATACCGCGTCGAAACGGCAGCCAACGGTGCTGATGCTCGCATGCGCATCGAGCATGAGGAGTTTGATCTTCTGCTGCTCGATCTGCAACTAGGCGATATCGATGGTATTGATATTTTGCGCGAAGTCAAGGAACGATCGCCGGCTACCGAAGTTATTCTTCTGACCGCCCACGGATCGATCAACAGCGCGATTGCCGCGCTGCGCTATGGCGCCTTTGATTATCTGCTCAAGCCTGCTCAGGTAGCGGAGATTCGTGAGCGGGTTGAGCGCGCCCTGAACAACCGCCGGATCAATCTCCAACGCACGGAATTGCTCCAGCGCATCAGCGAAAGCGCTCGTGCGCTCGGTTTGATCGAGAGTGGCAGCCACCCTATCTCGGCGCCGTCCACATCGAGCGATCATCTGACCGTTGGTCCGCTCATGCTCGATCTGAGGCGCCATGCCGCCTATCTTGGCGAACATGTGCTGACGCTGACGCGCACCGAGTTTGCGCTGCTCACGGCGCTGGCGCAGAATCCCGATACCGCCCTGAGCTATACGGCGCTCTCCGAAGCAGTGTATGGTCGGGCGCAGCCTGAAGATGAGGCGCGCTCGCTGCTTCGCCCGCATATCGCGCGGTTGCGTCAGAAACTCGACGCGACCAAAACGCCGGGCATCGCGCTGATCAGCATTCGGAGCATGGGATATATGCTGCAAACCGAAAATGCGCCTGTGCCATGA
- a CDS encoding hydroxymethylglutaryl-CoA lyase, with translation MIADPRLPRSVSIREVGPRDGLQNEEVILATAQKVQLIDRLADAGLTLIEVGAFVRPANVPQMADTAEVFAALPRRPGVTYSAIVPNVIGARRAIAARADALQVFLSASESHNRSNVNMSIEQSLMQAADIAAVAREAGVHFEAVVSVAFGCPFEGDVPLERVMDLTARLFDLGAGQITFGDTTGMGHPGLVRALLQAFYARFPQARPRLHLHSARGAGLANVLMALQLGVDCFDASVGGIGGCPFAPGAPGNICTEDLAHMLHEMGISTGIHLPTLLDVARMLEGMLGRTVPGQTMKAGICKHLPPDGSPRR, from the coding sequence ATGATAGCCGATCCCCGGTTACCCCGCTCTGTGTCTATTCGTGAAGTCGGTCCGCGCGACGGTTTGCAGAATGAAGAGGTTATTCTTGCGACTGCCCAGAAAGTGCAGTTGATCGATCGCCTCGCTGATGCTGGCCTGACTCTGATCGAAGTCGGTGCGTTCGTGCGCCCTGCGAATGTGCCGCAAATGGCGGACACTGCGGAGGTCTTCGCTGCTCTCCCCCGGCGTCCTGGCGTGACCTATAGCGCAATTGTCCCGAATGTCATCGGCGCCCGGCGCGCCATTGCTGCGCGCGCGGATGCGCTCCAGGTGTTTCTCAGCGCCAGCGAGAGCCACAACCGTAGCAATGTCAATATGTCGATTGAGCAGTCGCTAATGCAGGCCGCCGACATCGCAGCCGTCGCTCGTGAAGCAGGGGTGCATTTCGAGGCGGTGGTGTCGGTCGCCTTCGGGTGCCCGTTCGAGGGAGATGTGCCGCTCGAACGGGTAATGGACCTGACTGCCCGGCTGTTTGATCTGGGCGCCGGGCAGATTACGTTTGGCGACACCACCGGAATGGGTCATCCGGGGCTGGTGCGCGCTTTGCTGCAAGCGTTCTATGCACGTTTCCCGCAGGCGCGTCCACGTTTGCACTTGCATAGCGCGCGCGGTGCGGGGCTTGCCAATGTGCTGATGGCGCTTCAACTCGGCGTCGATTGTTTTGATGCCAGCGTCGGTGGGATTGGCGGATGCCCCTTCGCGCCTGGCGCCCCCGGCAATATCTGCACCGAAGACCTGGCGCATATGCTCCACGAAATGGGTATATCGACCGGTATTCACCTCCCGACACTCCTCGATGTTGCGCGCATGCTCGAAGGCATGCTGGGGCGCACCGTGCCGGGGCAGACGATGAAGGCCGGTATCTGCAAGCATTTGCCCCCCGACGGCAGTCCACGCCGGTGA